The Apodemus sylvaticus chromosome 5, mApoSyl1.1, whole genome shotgun sequence genome has a segment encoding these proteins:
- the Stard7 gene encoding stAR-related lipid transfer protein 7, mitochondrial isoform X2 → MSTYAIHAGMLPGLIVYKLPQLLSINEMKRLEEMSNIFQSSGVETHPPESKCPAGGNEKSEDKEEPWEMVMDKKHFKLWRRPITGTHLYQYRVFGTYTDVTPRQFFNVQLDTEYRKKWDALVIKLEVIERDAVSGSEVLHWVTHFPYPMYSRDYVYVRRYSVDQENNVMVLVSRAVEHPSVPESPEFVRVRSYESQMVIRPHKSFDENGFDYLLTYSDNPQTVFPRYCVSWMVSSGMPDFLEKLHMATLKAKNMEVKVKDYISAKPLEMSSEAKAAAPSPERKSEGGCGPARIEYA, encoded by the exons ATGAGCACCTACGCTATCCATGCTGGAATGTTGCCTGGCTTGATCGTGTACAAGTTACCACAGCTGTT GTCCATTAATGAGATGAAACGGTTGGAGgaaatgtcaaatatatttcagAGTTCTGGAGTTGAGACTCACCCTCCTGAATCAAAGTGCCCAGCAGGCGGAAATGAAAAgtcagaagacaaagaagaaccATGGGAAATGGTAATGGACAAGAAACACTTCAAGCTGTGGCGGCGCCCAATTACAGGCACCCACCTTTACCAGTACCGAG TTTTTGGAACATACACAGATGTGACGCCCCGACAGTTCTTCAATGTTCAG CTGGATACAGAGTACAGGAAAAAATGGGATGCCCTTGTGATCAAGCTAGAGGTGATTGAGAGAGATGCTGTCAGTGGTTCTGAGGTTCTTCATTGGGTAACCCAttttcct TATCCAATGTACTCTCGGGATTATGTTTATGTTCGGCGGTATAGTGTGGATCAGGAAAACAATGTGATGGTCTTGGTGTCACG TGCTGTGGAACACCCCAGTGTGCCAGAGTCTCCAGAGTTTGTCAGGGTCAGATCTTATGAGTCCCAAATGGTTATCCGTCCTCACAAGTCATTTGATGAG aatgGCTTTGACTACTTACTGACATACAGTGACAACCCACAGACTGTGTTCCCTCGATACTGTGTCAGCTGGATGGTTTCTAGTG GCATGCCGGATTTCCTGGAGAAGCTGCACATGGCCACTCTGAAAGCCAAGAACATGGAGGTCAAAGTGAAGGACTACATCTCGGCTAAGCCTCTGGAAATGAGCAGTGAGGCCAAGGCCGCTGCTCCATCCCCTGAGCGGAAGAGTGAGGGTGGCTGTGGCCCGGCTCGGATTGAGTATGCTTAA